The Natranaerobius trueperi genome segment GTTTAGACAAAATGCAGCAGAAGGTATTTCAGATGGTATAGTAGATTATGTAGAAAATTTTCTATAAACTTATTAGAGGCTAAAACCCAAGAGTTACTTTGAGGTTTTAGCCTCTTTTTATATTCTCACATTTTTTATAAATGTCTCGGTAGTGCATTAAATATAAATTATATTTAATATGGAAGGGAGCTTTTTGGATTTATAAACTATCCCTACCAAGTAGGTAGGGATAGTTTAGTTAATAGCTTCAAATTTATTATCAATTTCATGCCAATTAAACGATGGATGACTTCCAAATTCGTTTACAAAAAATTTTTTAGTATTTTCAAAATAATCCTTAGCTTTTTGTACCTTACCTTCTTTAATTAGTGACTTCGTTAGATGATAATAGAACTTTTCTTCAAAAGGAAATACTTCAATAGCTTTTTGGGTGAATTCTTTTGTTTCTTTTATTCTATTAAAATTCTGTAACCTGTCAGTTAGTTCTAATGTAGTGTTTTTATACATATTTAAATAATAATTTCTTACATAGCTTGTCCAATCATTTTTGTCTTCGGGTAAGAAATTACCGATGTTAATATGTGAAGCTGTTCTATAGTATTTAATTGCTTTGTTAAGATTTGTGGGTATTTTTTGCTTTGCCATATTAAGACATTTTTCTAATTCTTCAATGTCTAACCAGTAACTAGCACTTTTATTCCATTTATAAAAACCGTTATCAGAAAGAATGTAATGGTTATTGTATTTATCTTTACCTAATAAATTTCTAAGACGATAGATATGTGAGTACATAGTACTTTTAGGGTTTGAATAATTATTATCTGGCCATAGATGTGATACAATTTGCTCAGGTTTTAGCCTTTTATCTCTATGGGCAATTAGATATTTTAAAAGTTGAAAGCTCTTAATAGATTGTGACTTTTCTTGAGTGAGGTTAACTCCTTTTTTATAAACAGTAAATCCTCCAAGTGTATAAATTAGTAGATCACTTGAATCATTATGTAATTTCACAGGTGATCCTCCTTTCAGATTTTAGACAACCTTCACCTGTCATTATTATAAACAAGAAAGGGTTATTATTTTGTTATTAGTTGTCTATAACAAAAAGAAACAAGTTTCATCAGTTTTAATACTTACTTATTAAGTTGTTATGGATAAATCAACTATTGACACTTTAAACTATTAATAATAGAATATGTTATAACATAAAAAAATATAGAATTTCCTTATCCAGAGAGGTGGAGGGACTGGCCCGACGAAGCCCGGCAACCGGCAGCAATGCTGCAAAGGTGCCAATTCCAACAGAAGCTTAAAGCTTCTGACAGATAAGGAGATGTCTTAAATATAGCTATTAGCTATTAAGGCCTCTTCTACATTTGTCAGAAGGGGCTTTTTTATATTTTAATGTTTTATTTAATTATCATGATAAAGGGGGTTGTTTTCTTGATAAAAATTACTAATCTAACCAAGCTATACAAAAATAAAAGTAATAAGGTTCAAGCATTGAAAAATGTCAATTTAAATATAGAAAAAGGCGAAATCTTTGGGATAGCTGGTTATAGTGGTGCAGGTAAAAGTACTCTAATAAGGTGTGTAAATTTAATTGAAAGACCAACATCAGGTTCTGTAACAATTGATGGAATTGAGGTCTCGAACTTAACTGGAAAAGAGTTAAGAAAGACTAGGCAGAAAATTGGAATGATATTTCAGCATTTTAATTTATTATCTTCAAGAACAGCTTATGAAAATATTGCATTGCCACTAGAAATTGCTGGTGTAGATAAAGGAGAAATTAATAAAAAAGTGACTGAATTATTAAAGCTGGTGGGGTTAGAAGATAAAGCTGAATCTTATCCTTCACAGCTTAGTGGTGGTCAAAAACAAAGAGTTGGGATTGCAAGGGCTCTTGCTAATGACCCGAAGATACTACTATGTGATGAAGCGACATCAGCCCTTGATCCAGACACAACAAAGTCAATATTAAACCTGTTACAAGATATTAATGAAAAATATAATTTAACTATTTTAATCATCACACATGAAATAAAAGTTATTAAAGAGATATGTGATTCTGTAGCTATCATGGAATCAGGGAAAGTTATTGAATCAGGAAAAGCTTTAGATATTTTTACTAAACCAAAGGAAGATGTTACGAAAAACTTTGTAAAAAGTGTCACTGAAAAAGAGCTACCGAGTATTGACTATTCAGGATATGATACTCAAATAGTTAAAGTTTCCTTTATAGGAAATAAAGCCAAAGACCCCATTATTTCATCACTTATTAAGAATTTTAATGTAGATACTAATATAATAAGCGGCAATATTGACCATATCAAAGGAACACCCTTTGGAACACTTGTCTTAGAACTAATAGGAAGTGATTCAGATATTAATAAAGCTAAGGAGTATCTTACTGAAAAAGATTTAGGTTTGGAGGTATTAAAAAATGGTAGACATTTTTCAACAGCTTAACGAACTTCTAGACTTATTACTACCAGCTTTATATGAAACCTTTTATATGGTTGGAGTATCAATAACTATAACGTATCTTTTAGGTCTACCGTTAGGAATAACTCTAGTTGTAACTGAAAAAGGCCATATTCTTGAGTGTCAATCTGTTCAAAAAATATCAGGAACAATAGTTAATATTTTTAGATCAACACCATTTATAATTTTGATGGTAGCTATTATTCCTTTCACAGTATTAATAGTCGGTCGTTCA includes the following:
- a CDS encoding methionine ABC transporter ATP-binding protein, coding for MIKITNLTKLYKNKSNKVQALKNVNLNIEKGEIFGIAGYSGAGKSTLIRCVNLIERPTSGSVTIDGIEVSNLTGKELRKTRQKIGMIFQHFNLLSSRTAYENIALPLEIAGVDKGEINKKVTELLKLVGLEDKAESYPSQLSGGQKQRVGIARALANDPKILLCDEATSALDPDTTKSILNLLQDINEKYNLTILIITHEIKVIKEICDSVAIMESGKVIESGKALDIFTKPKEDVTKNFVKSVTEKELPSIDYSGYDTQIVKVSFIGNKAKDPIISSLIKNFNVDTNIISGNIDHIKGTPFGTLVLELIGSDSDINKAKEYLTEKDLGLEVLKNGRHFSTA
- a CDS encoding winged helix-turn-helix domain-containing protein; the encoded protein is MKLHNDSSDLLIYTLGGFTVYKKGVNLTQEKSQSIKSFQLLKYLIAHRDKRLKPEQIVSHLWPDNNYSNPKSTMYSHIYRLRNLLGKDKYNNHYILSDNGFYKWNKSASYWLDIEELEKCLNMAKQKIPTNLNKAIKYYRTASHINIGNFLPEDKNDWTSYVRNYYLNMYKNTTLELTDRLQNFNRIKETKEFTQKAIEVFPFEEKFYYHLTKSLIKEGKVQKAKDYFENTKKFFVNEFGSHPSFNWHEIDNKFEAIN